The Primulina tabacum isolate GXHZ01 chromosome 7, ASM2559414v2, whole genome shotgun sequence genome includes a window with the following:
- the LOC142550998 gene encoding uncharacterized protein LOC142550998: MNSNISPSPFDVEQINEDHHQDHNPRFSGQVFFDSTDRDPTRCYNYHQFYQPHHHTEDDCYSYHGGSPYDDVDTNCKVCSCLKLTLWSDPMKWKPSRVEPMRKTKMNVEEDRVAVKINTSGRNKVCEDQKLRPSSSLETDLSSNSSCNIVVNTTPTIRVCSDCNTTKTPLWRSGPEGPKSLCNACGIRQRKARRAMAAAAAAAAATVMDAAADRRPPPVLKIKMHPQNKQKISKIWHGQDSKFKKRSKITATADGSSSSSNLPKKLNLEDFLIKLSKNLSFQRVFPQDEKDAAILLMALSSGLIHG; this comes from the exons ATGAACTCAAACATTTCTCCTTCACCTTTCGATGTAGAGCAGATCAATGAAGATCATCATCAAGATCACAACCCTCGTTTTTCAGGCCAAGTTTTCTTCGATTCAACGGATCGAGATCCTACTAGATGTTACAATTATCACCAGTTTTATCAGCCTCATCACCATACCGAG GATGATTGCTATTCGTATCATGGTGGATCGCCATACGACGACGTCGATACCAATTGTAAGGTTTGTAGTTGCTTAAAATTAACTCTTTGGAGCGATCCCATGAAGTGGAAACCGTCCAGAGTTGAGCCGATGCGCAAAACGAAGATGAATGTGGAGGAGGATCGGGTGGCTGTAAAAATAAATACAAGTGGCAGAAACAAGGTTTGTGAGGATCAGAAGCTGCGGCCATCTTCTTCTTTGGAAACTGATTTAAGCAGCAACAGTTCTTGCAATATTGTTGTTAACACCACCCCCACGATTAGGGTTTGTTCTGATTGCAACACAACGAAGACTCCTCTTTGGAGAAGTGGCCCCGAAGGACCCAAG TCCCTTTGTAACGCGTGCGGAATTCGACAAAGGAAGGCGAGGAGGGCCATGGCCGCAGCTGCAGCGGCGGCAGCCGCCACAGTCATGGATGCTGCGGCTGATCGCCGGCCGCCACCAGTGTTGAAGATCAAGATGCATCCGCAAAACAAACAAAAGATCAGCAAAATCTGGCATGGGCAAGATTCAAAATTCAAGAAACGCAGCAAAATTACTGCAACTGCTGACGGATCATCGTCATCATCCAATTTACCGAAGAAGCTCAATCTCGAGGATTTCTTGATAAAATTGAGCAAGAACTTGTCGTTCCAACGAGTTTTCCCGCAGGATGAGAAGGATGCTGCCATTCTGCTTATGGCTCTATCTTCCGGTCTCATTCATGGTTGA
- the LOC142550780 gene encoding uncharacterized protein LOC142550780: MEERKLENRISGGVRGGYGGAAVNRYKILWRVFLIGNFGLGAYMFAQAGKKERVKEKKEATVEVTPTPTPVTTLTDEEPIFIQPTTPPVIVRQPIHEDQQRELFKWMLEEKRMVKPNNREKKLRIDKEKAILKEFLRAKSIPSV, encoded by the exons ATGGAAGAGAGGAAACTGGAGAATCGGATTTCAGGTGGAGTCAGGGGTGGGTATG GTGGAGCTGCTGTTAATCGTTACAAGATCCTTTGGCGGGTTTTTCTCATCGGAAACTTCGGTCTTGGAG CCTACATGTTCGCACAGGCAGGTAAGAAAGAAAGAGTAAAAGAGAAAAAAGAAGCCACGGTTGAAGTTACTCCAACTCCAACTCCAGTTACCACTCTCACTGATGAGGAACCAATATTCATCCAGCCTACTACACCACCTGTAATTGTTCGACAACCTATTCATGAGGATCAGCAACGTGAGCTTTTCAAGTGGATGCTGGAAGAAAAAAGAATGGTGAAACCCAATAATCGAGAAAAGAAGTTACGGATAGACAAAGAGAAAGCCATTCTTAAGGAGTTTCTCCGTGCAAAAAGTATCCCAAGTGTTTGA